One Salvia splendens isolate huo1 chromosome 22, SspV2, whole genome shotgun sequence DNA segment encodes these proteins:
- the LOC121787606 gene encoding uncharacterized protein LOC121787606, with protein MPSGAKKRKAAKKKKGAQPTSNNPNPSLAVSAQDVKHEDDRQSDVGEASSTTSNPSHHDLLTEGEEEKVQNRENAPPGEGVKIEGNNAVPIEREFKTGEEFGDKFEHDETERKSYDGGSSGSSRSSSRSSSDDESHGVKSSRAVIDTAPAISIGEANEAFVDCVPPVVSDKVLLLSECMKVNTSSPSGSKESGEKKGSVEEQVGGSETFYDAEPTTLSVEYVGVASDLKTSVEETRERLSLSHAPIATHDNGADLEKDSRVTEPLLVPPPRPMQTTSWKGCCGLFELFTRSDR; from the exons ATGCCGTCTGGCGCCAAGAAGCGAAAAGCTGCTAAGAAAAAGAAGGGAGCTCAGCCCACCAGCAACAATCCCAATCCGTCCCTTGCTGTTTCTGCTCAAG ATGTGAAGCACGAAGACGATAGGCAGAGTGACGTAGGGGAGGCTAGCTCGACCACGTCTAACCCGAGTCACCATGACCTTCTGACCGAGGGCGAGGAGGAGAAGGTCCAGAATAGGGAGAATGCTCCTCCGGGGGAGGGTGTGAAAATCGAGGGGAACAACGCTGTCCCAATCGAAAGAGAATTCAAGACTGGGGAAGAATTCGGTGACAAGTTTGAGCACGATGAAACCGAGAGGAAATCATATGATGGAGGGTCATCCGGGAGCTCAAGAAGTAGTAGCAGAAGCAGCTCGGATGATGAGTCTCACGGTGTTAAGAGTAGCCGTGCTGTGATTGATACTGCGCCTGCCATCTCTATTGGCGAGGCGAATGAGGCTTTTGTGGATTGTGTGCCACCTGTTGTCTCGGATAAGGTTTTATTGTTGAGCGAATGTATGAAAGTGAACACAAGCTCCCCCTCTGGATCTAAagaaagtggagagaaaaaggGCTCTGTCGAGGAGCAAGTTGGAGGTTCCGAAACTTTCTATGACGCAGAACCAACCACTCTATCTGTTGAGTATGTTGGGGTGGCTTCTGATCTGAAGACATCAGTTGAAGAAACTCGTGAACGGTTAAGTCTGTCACATGCTCCTATTGCTACTCATGATAATGGAGCGGATCTCGAGAAAGATTCAAGAGTTACAGAG CCGTTGCTGGTTCCCCCTCCTCGTCCCATGCAAACGACATCATGGAAGGGTTGTTGTGGACTATTTGAACTGTTCACGCGGTCGGATAGATAA
- the LOC121787535 gene encoding phytochrome E-like encodes MELHTIPAAATSSSAASNLKTDDKTIALYNADAKLMAEFEQSGMSGNFFNYCKSVPFAPSTVCTQEEMTSYLTKIQRGGFVQSFGCMIAVEEPNFDVIGYSENCYDILGVEGVVIGGKLSLIGVDARNFFTASSNASLAKAVGLREMSMLNPILVYSRSNRRPFYAILHRIDVGIVIDLEPGHGGDPAAVHAEAVRSQKLAVRAISRLQSLPGGDVGALCDAVVEDVQRLTRYDRVMAYKFHEDNHGEVVAEIRRSDLDPYLGLHYPATDIPQAARFLFKQNRVRMIHDCTAKPVGIVQSEKLKQPLCLVNSTLRAPYGCHALYMVNMGSIASLVMAVMVKNGGSRKLWGLVVCHHTSPRYVPFPLRYACEFLMQAFGLQLYMEIQAASQIAEKRSIHTQTLLTEMLFREAPACIVTQSPNIMDLVKCDGAALCYGGKCWLLGVTPTEAQMDDIVEWLLSTLGDAMGSSTDSLVDAGYPQAALLGDAVCGMAAARIFTRDFVFWFRSHTAKEIKWGGAQQNPEDKDDGGKMHPRSSFNAFLEIAKSKSTPWEAAEINAIHSLQIIMRDSFQETEGSGCKPGVNSDSKGAHVDEIALMAAEMSRLIETSVAPVLGVDSSGLINGWNAKICELTGLELVEALGKSLVLDVVHDDSREVVQNLLARALEGIEDKNVEIQLKKFGVNALNSGVYLLVNACTSRDYKNNVVGACFVGQDITADKTATTNIIRMQGDYKAIIQSVNNVIPPIFASDENARCSEWNAVMEKLTGWMRQEIIGKTLPGEIFGSLCRLKGQDALTKFMILLYRAISGHETEKLAFGFFNRGGEFVEVYLTAYKRADESGQIFGCLCFLETTMISRKEPTVDNHDQEEGVLLGKELAYVTQEIKNPLNGIRFTHKLLQGSVASDDQNKFLETSNACERQISSIIDNTHVGSFEESMTELKVEEFRLGDIVNAILSQAMILLREKDLHLIHDIPEQVKSLCVYGDQVKLQLALSDFLLCTVDYAPSPNGWVEMDVSSELKVIQDGNEFVHLKFRMAHPGQGLPHSLIEDMFGAESNCSTQEGMALNISQKLVGMMKGNVRYIREQNQCYFQTDIELRSKVT; translated from the exons ATGGAGCTTCACACGATCCCGGCAGCCGCCACGTCATCATCCGCCGCCAGCAACCTCAAAACCGACGACAAGACTATAGCTTTATACAATGCCGACGCCAAATTGATGGCTGAGTTCGAGCAATCTGGGATGTCCGGTAACTTCTTTAACTACTGCAAGTCGGTCCCTTTTGCCCCTTCTACTGTGTGCACTCAGGAGGAGATGACTTCTTACTTGACTAAGATTCAAAGGGGCGGTTTTGTGCAGTCTTTTGGTTGTATGATTGCTGTGGAAGAGCCTAATTTTGATGTGATTGGTTATAGTGAGAATTGCTATGATATATTGGGGGTTGAAGGTGTTGTAATTGGGGGAAAATTGAGCTTGATTGGGGTTGATGCTAGAAATTTTTTCACTGCTTCGTCCAATGCCTCATTGGCTAAGGCTGTTGGTTTGAGAGAGATGTCGATGTTGAATCCGATTTTGGTGTATTCGAGGAGTAATCGCAGGCCGTTTTATGCTATATTGCATAGGATTGATGTAGGCATTGTGATTGATTTGGAGCCTGGTCATGGTGGTGATCCTGCTGCTGTGCATGCTGAGGCTGTCAGGTCTCAGAAATTGGCTGTGAGGGCGATTTCGAGGCTGCAGTCGTTGCCCGGGGGTGATGTGGGGGCGTTGTGTGATGCGGTGGTGGAGGATGTTCAGAGGCTTACCAGGTATGATAGGGTTATGGCGTATAAGTTCCATGAGGATAATCACGGTGAGGTTGTGGCAGAGATTAGGAGGTCTGATTTGGATCCGTATCTAGGGCTGCATTACCCTGCCACGGATATCCCACAGGCGGCGAGGTTCTTGTTTAAGCAGAATCGCGTTAGGATGATCCATGATTGCACGGCTAAACCGGTTGGGATAGTTCAGAGCGAGAAGCTGAAACAGCCTCTTTGTTTGGTGAATTCCACCCTTCGTGCGCCTTATGGTTGTCATGCTCTGTACATGGTGAATATGGGGTCTATTGCCTCGTTGGTGATGGCTGTCATGGTAAAGAATGGTGGCTCGAGAAAGTTGTGGGGGTTGGTAGTGTGCCACCACACGTCTCCACGCTATGTCCCTTTTCCTCTCCGGTATGCTTGTGAGTTTTTGATGCAGGCGTTTGGTTTGCAGCTTTACATGGAGATTCAAGCTGCCTCACAGATAGCGGAGAAGAGGAGTATCCATACGCAGACGTTGCTGACTGAAATGCTCTTTAGAGAAGCTCCGGCTTGCATTGTGACTCAGTCTCCTAACATCATGGATCTTGTGAAGTGTGACGGGGCTGCGCTATGTTACGGTGGGAAATGTTGGTTGCTTGGTGTCACTCCAACAGAGGCGCAGATGGATGATATCGTTGAATGGTTGTTGAGTACACTTGGAGATGCCATGGGGTCGAGTACCGACAGTCTTGTTGATGCTGGCTATCCACAAGCAGCTTTATTAGGTGATGCCGTTTGTGGCATGGCTGCTGCAAGAATTTTCACTCGAGACTTCGTCTTTTGGTTTAGGTCTCACACTGCAAAGGAAATCAAGTGGGGAGGTGCTCAACAAAATCCGGAAGACAAAGATGATGGTGGAAAGATGCATCCCAGATCATCGTTTAATGCCTTTCTTGAAATAGCGAAAAGCAAGAGTACGCCGTGGGAGGCTGCTGAGATCAATGCAATTCATTCTTTGCAAATTATAATGAGAGATAGCTTTCAAGAGACTGAAGGTAGTGGTTGTAAACCAGGTGTGAACTCTGATTCGAAAGGTGCACACGTAGATGAAATTGCTCTAATGGCAGCTGAAATGTCACGATTAATCGAAACATCTGTTGCTCCAGTTCTTGGTGTCGACTCCTCTGGTTTGATAAATGGATGGAATGCCAAAATATGTGAGTTAACTGGATTGGAGTTAGTTGAAGCTCTTGGGAAGTCACTAGTTCTTGATGTTGTCCATGATGATTCGCGTGAAGTTGTCCAAAACCTTCTCGCCCGAGCCCTTGAAG GTATTGAGGACAAAAATGTGGAAATACAGCTAAAGAAGTTCGGAGTGAACGCACTAAACTCAGGCGTATACCTTCTGGTAAATGCGTGCACTAGCAGGGACTACAAAAACAACGTCGTGGGGGCATGCTTTGTAGGTCAAGATATCACCGCTGACAAAACAGCGACGACTAATATCATCCGTATGCAAGGTGACTACAAGGCTATAATACAAAGTGTAAATAATGTGATTCCGCCCATATTCGCTTCCGATGAGAATGCACGTTGTTCTGAATGGAATGCGGTCATGGAAAAGCTGACCGGTTGGATGAGGCAGGAGATAATTGGGAAAACACTGCCTGGGGAGATTTTCGGAAGTTTATGTCGATTGAAAGGCCAAGACGCACTAACCAAGTTTATGATCCTTTTGTACCGTGCTATCAGTGGCCATGAAACCGAAAAGCTAGCCTTTGGGTTTTTCAACCGCGGAGGAGAGTTTGTCGAGGTATACTTGACTGCGTATAAGAGAGCAGACGAGAGCGGACAGATATTTGGATGTTTGTGCTTTTTGGAGACGACAATGATAAGTCGAAAGGAGCCCACAGTTGATAACCATGACCAAGAGGAAGGGGTTTTGCTAGGGAAAGAGTTGGCTTACGTTACGCAAGAGATTAAAAATCCTCTTAATGGCATCCGTTTCACCCATAAACTCTTGCAAGGCTCGGTCGCTTCAGATGATCAAAACAAATTTCTCGAGACTAGCAATGCCTGTGAACGACAGATTTCATCCATCATCGACAACACTCATGTTGGAAGTTTTGAGGAAAG CATGACTGAGCTAAAAGTCGAAGAGTTTCGTCTGGGAGATATTGTGAATGCTATATTGAGCCAAGCTATGATTTtgttaagagaaaaggatttgCATCTTATCCATGACATTCCCGAGCAAGTAAAGAGTCTATGTGTATACGGCGATCAAGTGAAGCTCCAATTGGCCTTGTCCGATTTCTTGCTATGCACTGTGGACTACGCGCCTTCTCCAAATGGTTGGGTGGAAATGGATGTATCATCTGAATTGAAAGTAATACAAGATGGAAATGAATTTGTTCATCTGAAATTCAG AATGGCTCATCCTGGCCAAGGCTTGCCTCACTCTCTGATCGAAGATATGTTTGGTGCGGAAAGCAATTGTTCGACACAAGAAGGAATGGCGTTGAACATTTCTCAGAAGCTTGTCGGCATGATGAAAGGTAATGTTCGATACATTAGAGAGCAAAACCAGTGTTACTTCCAAACTGACATCGAGCTTCGATCCAAAGTTACATAG
- the LOC121787223 gene encoding uncharacterized protein LOC121787223 isoform X2, whose protein sequence is MATPTSAAANLTISLSEKVNNVISGCPQDYNAWRLLISELETASPEDINTISLAYESFLSRFPLCHWHLEKYAYQKAKFCNSQEAVDIYERAVEVAMYSVGFWSDYFTFAAACFESPGDIRRLFERAISFVGKDYFCHILWDKYMKYEFSQEGWSFLAQSYIWALRFPTKKLQLYYDNFKQFVANLEEEIGYEKNDSIVEQISVPCAAMELSRDEIALVIKDMLDSSSRTLNSKALDRYRYIGEEFYLEACRMDGKVKRFESRIQRRFFDVTPLDDDQLINWHLYLDFIEKEDNLDRTMKLYERCLIPCARYPEFWIRYVEFLESKGGRELAISALARATQIFLKTVPEIHLFDARFKEHIGDAHGARAALALCDPKTDSNFIESIAAQANLERRLGNFAAASATYEKALKKAREKQKLRLLPTLYLHFARLTFLTTGSTGACRDVLIEGIQQVPRCRFLLEELVKFAMTHEGASHLNIINSVIADAISPGLDENEGLDAKDRENLSCLFLEFVNLCGTLHDIKEAWNRHVKLFPQSLRLKTLSKHPAPGSYPIGSARDKKGKYDHHVLSRPSTDHSNQLHGKEQVPESPAPLMDPSSNAKEKLQLLSTKEVLSNVNESRDSKPATVSCQSREDGLGPVVAAVEFSDHATGNALTLRDSVKDFSSQSRGDVPGLMDVSAELGMQSKENEVGKSIETSESIEACQSRLPNVQPELDHELNQSKCSASSDHNSLKSQEKESRELIPTTCDEYGTSPKSIHSVDSLKVHGESERDGSVSLQHNAPREVHHPGEPSSTCGDSVEIDHVVQAPGHASSWFQDQNQAQDRELKLQQSPYIDRHKLVTNQGSGRRSQSEVGAVADDKAKEQDEPVTNQHNAQKFPARQQRSQSEDRATDLDLQMDTLTSPTSISMPGGQQPVSYAQQNMNPAAPTTQQQWQEQQSLAMNQMMVQYHYQQQQFLQQQYQQQLQMQHPYYQMQQQYLTQQPYQVQPSQQQYGEQQQQPQIQQGREPQVNPQQAHDTQYQQPQGATYQVHQLAYQQHTSQEQQQLLWQQQYQQYQLLQHHQQQQGSMNTQGHNVHHDPPRQPDEQLHQYHQPHPQHKSTQHMNQNRQGTPDYAAVRASSPPRAGARSPRVSQ, encoded by the exons ATGGCTACGCCGACCTCCGCCGCCGCAAATTTGA CCATCAGTCTTTCTGAGAAAGTGAACAATGTAATTTCTGGCTGCCCGCAAGACTACAATGCCTGGCGATTGTTGATTTCAGAGCTTGAAACTGCATCTCCG GAGGATATAAATACTATTTCCCTTGCATATGAATCCTTTTTGTCAAGATTCCCATTGTGTCATTGGCATTTGGAGAAATATGCTTATCAGAAGGCAAAGTTTTGCAACTCTCAAGAAGCTGTTGATATATATGAACGAGCAGTAGAAGTGGCAATGTATTCAGTCGGTTTCTGGTCTGATTATTTCACATTTGCTGCAGCTTGTTTTGAATCCCCTGGGGATATTCGGCG ATTGTTTGAAAGAGCCATCTCATTTGTTGGAAAGGATTACTTTTGCCATATCCTATGGGACAAGTACATGAAATATGAATTCAGTCAGGAGGGATGGAGCTTTCTTGCACAAAGTTACATCTGGGCATTGAGGTTTCCGACAAAGAAGCTGCAGTTGTATTATGACAA CTTCAAGCAGTTTGTTGCGAATTTGGAAGAGGAGATCGgatatgaaaaaaatgacaGCATAGTAGAGCAAATATCTGTTCCTTGTGCTGCAATGGAATTATCTAGGGATGAAATTGCTCTTGTCATCAAGGATATGCTAGATTCTTCCAGTAGAACCCTCAATTCCAAAGCGCTGGATAGATATAGATATATTGGTGAAGAATTCTATCTGGAAGCATGCCGCATGGATGGTAAAGTAAAACGTTTTGAGTCAAGGATCCAAAGGCGTTTTTTTGATGTTACTCCTCTCGATGATgaccaattaattaattggcaTCTATACCTGGATTTCATTGAGAAGGAAGACAATTTGGACCGG ACCATGAAACTCTATGAAAGATGCTTGATTCCTTGTGCCCGTTACCCTGAATTCTGGATACGATATGTGGAGTTCCTGGAATCGAAAGGAGGACGTGAGCTGGCTATTTCTGCGCTAGCCCGGGCCACTCAAATATTTTTAAAG ACTGTACCAGAAATCCATCTATTTGATGCAAGGTTTAAGGAGCACATAGGAGACGCCCATGGTGCTCGTGCTGCATTAGCTCTTTGTGATCCAAAAACTGATTCAAACTTCATTGAAAGCATCGCCGCACAAGCTAACCTGGAAAGACGTCTG GGCAACTTTGCAGCAGCTTCTGCCACATATGAGAAAGCACTTAAAAAAGCAAGGGAGAAGCAGAAGCTACGCCTTCTTCCCACTCTGTATTTGCACTTTGCCCGCCTTACATTCTTG ACAACAGGTAGCACTGGTGCTTGTAGAGATGTATTAATTGAAGGTATACAACAGGTGCCTCGTTGCAGATTCCTTTTAGAG GAATTAGTAAAATTTGCAATGACTCATGAAGGAGCAAGCCATCTCAACATCATAAATTCAGTCATAGCAGATGCCATTTCACCCGGATTAGATGAAAATGAAGGTTTGGATGCCAAAGATCGAGAGAACCTATCATGCTTGTTTTTAGAG TTTGTCAATCTTTGCGGGACTTTGCATGATATAAAAGAGGCATGGAATCGACACGTCAAATTATTCCCCCAGTCGTTAAGGTTAAAGACGCTGTCTAAGCACCCTGCACCGGGCAGTTACCCAATAGGTTCGGCCAGGGATAAAAAAGGGAAGTATGACCACCATGTGCTTAGCCGGCCATCCACAGACCATTCCAACCAACTTCATGGGAAAGAACAGGTACCTGAATCTCCCGCACCTCTTATGGACCCGAGCAGCAACGCCAAGGAAAAACTGCAACTGCTGTCGACCAAAGAAGTTTTGTCCAATGTTAATGAATCTCGAGACAGTAAACCAGCTACAGTTTCCTGTCAGTCTAGAGAAGACGGACTGGGGCCTGTGGTTGCTGCTGTTGAATTTTCTGACCATGCTACGGGGAATGCTTTAACTTTGCGTGATTCAGTCAAGGATTTCTCGTCCCAATCTAGAGGAGACGTACCAGGGCTAATGGATGTTAGTGCTGAATTAGGTATGCAGTCTAAAGAAAATGAGGTTGGGAAGTCAATAGAGACAAGTGAATCGATTGAAGCATGCCAATCCAGATTACCCAATGTTCAACCGGAGTTGGATCATGAGCTCAACCAGTCGAAGTGTTCAGCTTCATCGGACCATAATTCTTTGAAGTCTCAGGAAAAGGAATCTCGGGAGTTGATCCCCACGACTTGTGATGAGTATGGGACTAGTCCGAAGAGCATTCATTCTGTCGACTCTCTCAAAGTCCACGGTGAATCTGAACGAGATGGATCAGTGAGTCTTCAGCATAATGCACCAAGGGAAGTGCATCATCCAGGGGAGCCTTCTAGCACCTGTGGTGACTCAGTTGAAATAGATCACGTGGTCCAAGCTCCCGGACATGCATCGTCATGGTTCCAAGACCAAAATCAAGCTCAAGATCGAGAGCTTAAGTTACAGCAATCTCCCTACATTGATCGCCATAAATTAGTAACAAATCAAGGTAGTGGAAGACGAAGCCAGTCGGAAGTAGGGGCGGTTGCGGATGATAAAGCAAAAGAACAAGATGAGCCCGTCACAAATCAGCACAATGCTCAGAAGTTTCCTGCTAGACAACAACGTAGCCAGTCGGAGGATAGAGCAACTGATCTGGACCTGCAAATGGATACCTTGACATCTCCTACTTCGATCAGTATGCCTGGAGGACAGCAACCGGTTTCTTATGCTCAGCAAAACATGAATCCGGCTGCTCCAACAACTCAGCAACAATGGCAAGAACAACAGAGCTTGGCCATGAACCAGATGATGGTGCAGTATCATTACCAGCAGCAGCAATTCCTGCAACAGCAGTATCAGCAGCAGCTGCAAATGCAGCATCCCTACTATCAGATGCAGCAACAGTATCTAACCCAGCAGCCGTATCAAGTGCAGCCGTCTCAACAGCAGTATGGCGAACAGCAGCAACAGCCACAGATACAGCAAGGCCGCGAGCCTCAGGTGAATCCTCAGCAGGCACATGATACCCAATACCAACAACCTCAGGGCGCCACGTACCAAGTGCATCAACTGGCTTATCAGCAGCACACGTCGCAGGAGCAACAGCAGCTGCTTTGGCAGCAGCAGTACCAGCAGTATCAGCTTCTGCAACACCACCAGCAGCAGCAAGGGTCTATGAATACGCAAGGACACAACGTGCATCACGATCCACCAAGGCAACCGGACGAACAACTGCACCAATATCACCAACCCCATCCACAACATAAATCCACTCAACATATGAACCAAAATCGACAG GGTACACCAGATTATGCAGCAGTCAGAGCTTCTTCGCCTCCACGTGCTGGTGCTCGATCACCACGAGTTTCACAGTAG
- the LOC121787223 gene encoding uncharacterized protein LOC121787223 isoform X1, producing the protein MATPTSAAANLSRYSTSITFNSISLSEKVNNVISGCPQDYNAWRLLISELETASPEDINTISLAYESFLSRFPLCHWHLEKYAYQKAKFCNSQEAVDIYERAVEVAMYSVGFWSDYFTFAAACFESPGDIRRLFERAISFVGKDYFCHILWDKYMKYEFSQEGWSFLAQSYIWALRFPTKKLQLYYDNFKQFVANLEEEIGYEKNDSIVEQISVPCAAMELSRDEIALVIKDMLDSSSRTLNSKALDRYRYIGEEFYLEACRMDGKVKRFESRIQRRFFDVTPLDDDQLINWHLYLDFIEKEDNLDRTMKLYERCLIPCARYPEFWIRYVEFLESKGGRELAISALARATQIFLKTVPEIHLFDARFKEHIGDAHGARAALALCDPKTDSNFIESIAAQANLERRLGNFAAASATYEKALKKAREKQKLRLLPTLYLHFARLTFLTTGSTGACRDVLIEGIQQVPRCRFLLEELVKFAMTHEGASHLNIINSVIADAISPGLDENEGLDAKDRENLSCLFLEFVNLCGTLHDIKEAWNRHVKLFPQSLRLKTLSKHPAPGSYPIGSARDKKGKYDHHVLSRPSTDHSNQLHGKEQVPESPAPLMDPSSNAKEKLQLLSTKEVLSNVNESRDSKPATVSCQSREDGLGPVVAAVEFSDHATGNALTLRDSVKDFSSQSRGDVPGLMDVSAELGMQSKENEVGKSIETSESIEACQSRLPNVQPELDHELNQSKCSASSDHNSLKSQEKESRELIPTTCDEYGTSPKSIHSVDSLKVHGESERDGSVSLQHNAPREVHHPGEPSSTCGDSVEIDHVVQAPGHASSWFQDQNQAQDRELKLQQSPYIDRHKLVTNQGSGRRSQSEVGAVADDKAKEQDEPVTNQHNAQKFPARQQRSQSEDRATDLDLQMDTLTSPTSISMPGGQQPVSYAQQNMNPAAPTTQQQWQEQQSLAMNQMMVQYHYQQQQFLQQQYQQQLQMQHPYYQMQQQYLTQQPYQVQPSQQQYGEQQQQPQIQQGREPQVNPQQAHDTQYQQPQGATYQVHQLAYQQHTSQEQQQLLWQQQYQQYQLLQHHQQQQGSMNTQGHNVHHDPPRQPDEQLHQYHQPHPQHKSTQHMNQNRQGTPDYAAVRASSPPRAGARSPRVSQ; encoded by the exons ATGGCTACGCCGACCTCCGCCGCCGCAAATTTGAGTAGATATTCCACTTCAATTACTTTCAACT CCATCAGTCTTTCTGAGAAAGTGAACAATGTAATTTCTGGCTGCCCGCAAGACTACAATGCCTGGCGATTGTTGATTTCAGAGCTTGAAACTGCATCTCCG GAGGATATAAATACTATTTCCCTTGCATATGAATCCTTTTTGTCAAGATTCCCATTGTGTCATTGGCATTTGGAGAAATATGCTTATCAGAAGGCAAAGTTTTGCAACTCTCAAGAAGCTGTTGATATATATGAACGAGCAGTAGAAGTGGCAATGTATTCAGTCGGTTTCTGGTCTGATTATTTCACATTTGCTGCAGCTTGTTTTGAATCCCCTGGGGATATTCGGCG ATTGTTTGAAAGAGCCATCTCATTTGTTGGAAAGGATTACTTTTGCCATATCCTATGGGACAAGTACATGAAATATGAATTCAGTCAGGAGGGATGGAGCTTTCTTGCACAAAGTTACATCTGGGCATTGAGGTTTCCGACAAAGAAGCTGCAGTTGTATTATGACAA CTTCAAGCAGTTTGTTGCGAATTTGGAAGAGGAGATCGgatatgaaaaaaatgacaGCATAGTAGAGCAAATATCTGTTCCTTGTGCTGCAATGGAATTATCTAGGGATGAAATTGCTCTTGTCATCAAGGATATGCTAGATTCTTCCAGTAGAACCCTCAATTCCAAAGCGCTGGATAGATATAGATATATTGGTGAAGAATTCTATCTGGAAGCATGCCGCATGGATGGTAAAGTAAAACGTTTTGAGTCAAGGATCCAAAGGCGTTTTTTTGATGTTACTCCTCTCGATGATgaccaattaattaattggcaTCTATACCTGGATTTCATTGAGAAGGAAGACAATTTGGACCGG ACCATGAAACTCTATGAAAGATGCTTGATTCCTTGTGCCCGTTACCCTGAATTCTGGATACGATATGTGGAGTTCCTGGAATCGAAAGGAGGACGTGAGCTGGCTATTTCTGCGCTAGCCCGGGCCACTCAAATATTTTTAAAG ACTGTACCAGAAATCCATCTATTTGATGCAAGGTTTAAGGAGCACATAGGAGACGCCCATGGTGCTCGTGCTGCATTAGCTCTTTGTGATCCAAAAACTGATTCAAACTTCATTGAAAGCATCGCCGCACAAGCTAACCTGGAAAGACGTCTG GGCAACTTTGCAGCAGCTTCTGCCACATATGAGAAAGCACTTAAAAAAGCAAGGGAGAAGCAGAAGCTACGCCTTCTTCCCACTCTGTATTTGCACTTTGCCCGCCTTACATTCTTG ACAACAGGTAGCACTGGTGCTTGTAGAGATGTATTAATTGAAGGTATACAACAGGTGCCTCGTTGCAGATTCCTTTTAGAG GAATTAGTAAAATTTGCAATGACTCATGAAGGAGCAAGCCATCTCAACATCATAAATTCAGTCATAGCAGATGCCATTTCACCCGGATTAGATGAAAATGAAGGTTTGGATGCCAAAGATCGAGAGAACCTATCATGCTTGTTTTTAGAG TTTGTCAATCTTTGCGGGACTTTGCATGATATAAAAGAGGCATGGAATCGACACGTCAAATTATTCCCCCAGTCGTTAAGGTTAAAGACGCTGTCTAAGCACCCTGCACCGGGCAGTTACCCAATAGGTTCGGCCAGGGATAAAAAAGGGAAGTATGACCACCATGTGCTTAGCCGGCCATCCACAGACCATTCCAACCAACTTCATGGGAAAGAACAGGTACCTGAATCTCCCGCACCTCTTATGGACCCGAGCAGCAACGCCAAGGAAAAACTGCAACTGCTGTCGACCAAAGAAGTTTTGTCCAATGTTAATGAATCTCGAGACAGTAAACCAGCTACAGTTTCCTGTCAGTCTAGAGAAGACGGACTGGGGCCTGTGGTTGCTGCTGTTGAATTTTCTGACCATGCTACGGGGAATGCTTTAACTTTGCGTGATTCAGTCAAGGATTTCTCGTCCCAATCTAGAGGAGACGTACCAGGGCTAATGGATGTTAGTGCTGAATTAGGTATGCAGTCTAAAGAAAATGAGGTTGGGAAGTCAATAGAGACAAGTGAATCGATTGAAGCATGCCAATCCAGATTACCCAATGTTCAACCGGAGTTGGATCATGAGCTCAACCAGTCGAAGTGTTCAGCTTCATCGGACCATAATTCTTTGAAGTCTCAGGAAAAGGAATCTCGGGAGTTGATCCCCACGACTTGTGATGAGTATGGGACTAGTCCGAAGAGCATTCATTCTGTCGACTCTCTCAAAGTCCACGGTGAATCTGAACGAGATGGATCAGTGAGTCTTCAGCATAATGCACCAAGGGAAGTGCATCATCCAGGGGAGCCTTCTAGCACCTGTGGTGACTCAGTTGAAATAGATCACGTGGTCCAAGCTCCCGGACATGCATCGTCATGGTTCCAAGACCAAAATCAAGCTCAAGATCGAGAGCTTAAGTTACAGCAATCTCCCTACATTGATCGCCATAAATTAGTAACAAATCAAGGTAGTGGAAGACGAAGCCAGTCGGAAGTAGGGGCGGTTGCGGATGATAAAGCAAAAGAACAAGATGAGCCCGTCACAAATCAGCACAATGCTCAGAAGTTTCCTGCTAGACAACAACGTAGCCAGTCGGAGGATAGAGCAACTGATCTGGACCTGCAAATGGATACCTTGACATCTCCTACTTCGATCAGTATGCCTGGAGGACAGCAACCGGTTTCTTATGCTCAGCAAAACATGAATCCGGCTGCTCCAACAACTCAGCAACAATGGCAAGAACAACAGAGCTTGGCCATGAACCAGATGATGGTGCAGTATCATTACCAGCAGCAGCAATTCCTGCAACAGCAGTATCAGCAGCAGCTGCAAATGCAGCATCCCTACTATCAGATGCAGCAACAGTATCTAACCCAGCAGCCGTATCAAGTGCAGCCGTCTCAACAGCAGTATGGCGAACAGCAGCAACAGCCACAGATACAGCAAGGCCGCGAGCCTCAGGTGAATCCTCAGCAGGCACATGATACCCAATACCAACAACCTCAGGGCGCCACGTACCAAGTGCATCAACTGGCTTATCAGCAGCACACGTCGCAGGAGCAACAGCAGCTGCTTTGGCAGCAGCAGTACCAGCAGTATCAGCTTCTGCAACACCACCAGCAGCAGCAAGGGTCTATGAATACGCAAGGACACAACGTGCATCACGATCCACCAAGGCAACCGGACGAACAACTGCACCAATATCACCAACCCCATCCACAACATAAATCCACTCAACATATGAACCAAAATCGACAG GGTACACCAGATTATGCAGCAGTCAGAGCTTCTTCGCCTCCACGTGCTGGTGCTCGATCACCACGAGTTTCACAGTAG